The following proteins are encoded in a genomic region of Neomicrococcus aestuarii:
- a CDS encoding transglutaminase family protein has product MTRLRIRHRTRYDYDGRVSLSYNEARMSPLTDNHQVVLESNIKVSPHIAVVSNYRDYWGARVTAFDLSGAHDFLEVDATATVEVHRVERAVVPEETLSWEELAAEDIVDAQADYLPQSRLSDPGPDVRKMVSGFRDLPTPHEAAHAVMQFLRENMEYVPGVTGVHTNAEGAWQERRGVCQDLAHVGIGALRSLGIPARYVSGYIHPSPDAGIGEEVVGQSHAWLEWFDGEWRSWDPTNHKAASDMHVSVARGRDYRDVTPLKGIQTGGRHSALTVSVMVTRVA; this is encoded by the coding sequence ATGACCCGCTTACGCATTCGTCACCGTACTCGTTATGACTATGACGGCCGCGTCTCGCTGTCCTACAACGAGGCACGCATGAGCCCTTTGACGGATAACCATCAAGTGGTGCTCGAGAGCAACATCAAGGTCAGCCCGCATATCGCAGTAGTGAGCAACTACCGGGATTATTGGGGAGCGCGCGTCACCGCGTTCGATCTTTCCGGTGCGCACGACTTCCTAGAGGTCGATGCCACGGCTACGGTTGAAGTGCACCGCGTGGAACGTGCTGTGGTCCCTGAAGAGACGTTGTCTTGGGAAGAGCTTGCGGCCGAAGACATTGTGGACGCCCAAGCGGATTACTTGCCGCAGTCTCGTTTGAGCGATCCTGGGCCGGACGTTCGGAAGATGGTTTCGGGCTTCCGCGACTTGCCCACGCCTCACGAGGCCGCGCACGCTGTCATGCAGTTCTTGCGCGAAAACATGGAGTACGTCCCGGGCGTCACCGGTGTTCACACGAACGCTGAGGGTGCCTGGCAAGAGCGTCGTGGCGTGTGTCAGGACTTGGCGCACGTGGGTATCGGTGCCTTGCGTTCTCTGGGCATCCCGGCACGTTACGTGTCCGGCTACATTCATCCCAGCCCGGATGCGGGGATTGGCGAAGAGGTAGTGGGCCAGTCTCACGCGTGGTTGGAATGGTTTGATGGCGAGTGGCGTTCGTGGGATCCAACCAACCACAAGGCCGCTTCTGACATGCACGTTTCTGTGGCTCGCGGTCGCGACTACCGCGACGTGACGCCGTTGAAGGGCATTCAGACCGGCGGTCGTCACTCGGCGCTGACGGTGTCTGTGATGGTCACACGCGTGGCCTAG
- a CDS encoding circularly permuted type 2 ATP-grasp protein, whose product MADLFEGYPAAQGRSAAWDEMFDRDHSVRPAYSHVAAALRELGPDDVAARADSMARTFLDRGVTFDFAGEERPFPLDLVPRIIPATDWDVLERGVAQRVKALELFLDDVYDRMKVVADGVVPRKLITSSAHFHREVAGFRPAGGVRVHISGIDVVRDQEGTFRVLEDNVRVPSGVSYVLENRRAMQKGLPEAFVQQNIRSVEEYPRRLLQALRKTAPGGIEDPTVVVLTPGVFNSAYFEHTLLAGFMGVELVEGRDLVCRGNRVYMRTTSGEQRVDVIYKRIDDEFVDPQQFRADSVLGCPGIVNAARAGNVTIANAVGNGVADDKLIYSYVPDLIRYYMNEEPIVPNVDTFRLEEKEAREEALDRLDELVVKPVDGSGGKGIVIGPQASKEELDALRERVINDPRGWIAQPVLQLSTVPTVADERFGPRHVDLRPFAVNDGDDVWVLPGGLTRVALQEGSLIVNSSQGGGSKDTWVLDGVKTASTEDADTRAANRRERTKVWPLESGGRGARNQLQEEQQQQQEIQEVPGC is encoded by the coding sequence ATGGCAGATCTTTTCGAAGGATATCCGGCCGCTCAAGGGCGGTCCGCGGCGTGGGACGAAATGTTTGATCGCGATCATTCCGTTCGCCCCGCCTATTCGCACGTGGCTGCAGCTCTTCGTGAACTCGGCCCAGATGACGTCGCCGCTCGCGCAGACTCCATGGCGCGCACCTTCTTGGACCGCGGTGTCACGTTCGACTTCGCAGGCGAAGAACGGCCCTTCCCACTGGATCTCGTTCCCCGCATCATCCCCGCCACCGACTGGGATGTTCTGGAACGAGGCGTCGCGCAGCGTGTGAAGGCGCTCGAGCTCTTCTTGGACGACGTCTATGACCGCATGAAAGTAGTGGCAGACGGTGTGGTGCCGCGCAAGCTCATCACGTCCTCCGCGCACTTCCACCGCGAAGTCGCTGGATTCCGTCCCGCCGGCGGCGTGCGCGTACACATCTCGGGTATTGACGTAGTGCGAGATCAAGAAGGCACGTTCCGTGTCCTTGAAGATAACGTCCGCGTTCCCTCCGGCGTTTCCTACGTGCTGGAAAACCGCCGCGCAATGCAGAAGGGCCTCCCTGAGGCCTTCGTGCAACAGAACATTCGCTCCGTGGAGGAATACCCGCGCCGGCTCCTCCAGGCGCTGCGCAAAACCGCTCCGGGTGGCATCGAGGATCCCACCGTAGTGGTGTTGACGCCAGGCGTCTTCAACAGTGCTTACTTTGAGCACACTCTCCTGGCCGGCTTCATGGGCGTCGAGCTCGTGGAAGGCCGCGACTTGGTTTGCCGCGGTAACCGCGTCTACATGCGCACCACCTCCGGTGAGCAGCGCGTGGACGTCATCTACAAGCGCATCGACGACGAATTTGTTGACCCCCAACAGTTCCGTGCCGATTCCGTCCTGGGCTGCCCAGGCATTGTGAACGCGGCACGCGCCGGCAACGTCACCATCGCCAACGCGGTGGGCAACGGTGTTGCCGACGACAAGCTCATCTACTCTTACGTTCCAGACCTCATCAGGTACTACATGAACGAAGAGCCGATTGTCCCTAACGTGGACACCTTCCGCCTCGAAGAGAAGGAAGCGCGCGAGGAAGCCCTCGACCGCCTCGACGAGCTCGTGGTTAAACCGGTTGATGGCTCCGGCGGTAAGGGCATTGTGATTGGCCCTCAAGCGTCCAAAGAAGAGCTCGATGCTCTGCGTGAACGCGTGATCAACGATCCGCGCGGATGGATTGCCCAGCCCGTACTCCAGCTCTCCACGGTGCCCACCGTGGCGGATGAACGTTTTGGACCACGCCACGTGGACCTGCGTCCGTTCGCTGTCAATGATGGCGACGACGTCTGGGTGCTCCCGGGCGGCCTGACCCGTGTGGCTCTTCAAGAGGGATCACTCATTGTGAACTCCTCTCAGGGTGGCGGTTCCAAGGACACCTGGGTACTTGACGGTGTCAAGACCGCTTCCACTGAAGACGCCGATACCCGTGCGGCCAACCGTCGCGAACGAACCAAGGTGTGGCCGCTTGAAAGTGGTGGCCGTGGCGCCCGTAACCAGCTGCAAGAAGAACAACAGCAACAACAAGAGATTCAGGAGGTCCCAGGATGCTGA
- a CDS encoding alpha-E domain-containing protein — MLSRIAESLFWIGRYIERADGTARILDVHLERLNQLPQSQQREASQEMLTIMGSWPSDEEYGLQDLLQYMAYDRKSGASIAGALVQARENARRARETVSSNLWETLNTTYYGLNQQRKDVVGAFRFCHWVLERTAMMRGFSDSTMSKDDSWQFLQLGRALETADMTARMLAAVDTQSSGLSWVTMLRSAGAYESFLRTQGVAFGEKSAAEFLLLDRWFPRSIVSSFSLAEDCLIKLDPSVQRVGFDNDARRIVGQARSFLEFHHSENILDELPEHMERVQRAVAQASDAVTRRYFSHIADNAWVGEKA, encoded by the coding sequence ATGCTGAGCCGTATTGCCGAATCTCTCTTTTGGATTGGCCGATACATCGAGCGAGCGGATGGAACCGCTCGTATCCTCGACGTACATTTGGAACGCCTCAACCAGTTGCCGCAGTCGCAGCAGCGTGAAGCCTCGCAAGAGATGCTGACCATCATGGGATCATGGCCCAGCGATGAAGAGTACGGCTTGCAGGACCTGCTCCAGTACATGGCGTACGACCGCAAGAGCGGCGCGTCCATCGCAGGTGCTCTGGTGCAGGCTCGAGAGAACGCACGCCGTGCCCGCGAGACCGTATCTTCCAACCTCTGGGAAACGCTGAACACCACGTATTACGGTTTGAATCAGCAGCGCAAGGACGTGGTGGGCGCATTCCGCTTCTGCCATTGGGTCCTCGAACGTACCGCCATGATGCGCGGCTTCAGCGATTCCACCATGAGCAAGGACGATTCCTGGCAGTTCTTGCAGCTGGGCCGTGCTCTAGAAACAGCTGACATGACAGCGCGCATGCTTGCCGCAGTGGATACCCAGTCCAGTGGACTCTCCTGGGTCACCATGCTGCGTTCGGCTGGCGCCTACGAGTCCTTCTTGCGGACGCAGGGCGTGGCCTTTGGTGAGAAGAGTGCCGCGGAGTTCTTGTTGCTGGACCGCTGGTTCCCACGCTCGATTGTTTCCTCCTTCTCATTGGCGGAGGACTGCCTGATCAAGTTGGATCCAAGCGTGCAGCGTGTGGGCTTTGATAACGATGCCCGCCGTATTGTGGGCCAGGCTCGTTCGTTCTTGGAATTCCATCACTCGGAGAACATCCTGGATGAATTGCCAGAACACATGGAGCGTGTGCAGCGTGCCGTTGCGCAGGCCAGCGATGCTGTGACTCGCCGATACTTCTCGCACATTGCCGATAACGCTTGGGTTGGAGAGAAAGCATGA
- a CDS encoding YeiH family protein, whose protein sequence is MREILPGLIAAAIGVTCAFLVHQVVPVIPTMTWCVLVGMLASNVIAFVPYFARWRASLRPGMSFAGKRLMRLGIAFLGFQLVFADVLALGVVSVLSILALVILAFGMTYGIAKAFRLPGDEPFLLASGFAVCGASAIGAVSQARGTEKDAPLPVALVTLCGTLAIFVLPLLNGFVGLSAQEFGWWVGASVHDVGQVVAAGATAGAVALSMAVLVKLVRVLTLAPIATLASLPGRRRSSVSGGASGSSATGDTRNGKRPPLVPLFIVGFLLAFALRSLGVVPPELLPVLQMAQEVLLGSALVGLGFGIDLPSLARTGGRSALAALISWAALMLVSLGAVRLAFPA, encoded by the coding sequence ATGCGTGAAATTTTGCCCGGGCTGATAGCCGCGGCCATTGGAGTGACGTGCGCATTCCTTGTTCATCAGGTGGTTCCTGTGATCCCAACGATGACGTGGTGCGTCCTCGTGGGAATGCTTGCCTCCAATGTTATTGCTTTCGTTCCTTATTTCGCTCGGTGGCGCGCTTCTTTGCGCCCGGGAATGTCTTTTGCCGGTAAGCGTTTGATGCGACTGGGTATTGCATTTCTTGGTTTTCAGCTTGTTTTCGCGGACGTTTTGGCCCTCGGAGTAGTCTCCGTCCTGTCAATTTTGGCTCTCGTCATTTTGGCTTTCGGGATGACATATGGAATCGCTAAGGCATTTCGATTGCCTGGTGATGAGCCATTCTTGCTGGCGAGCGGCTTTGCGGTCTGCGGCGCCAGCGCTATTGGGGCGGTTTCTCAAGCACGCGGAACGGAGAAGGATGCGCCGTTGCCCGTGGCGCTTGTGACGTTATGCGGGACCTTGGCGATCTTTGTGCTCCCGCTGCTGAACGGTTTCGTGGGATTGTCTGCTCAGGAGTTCGGTTGGTGGGTGGGTGCCTCCGTTCATGATGTGGGCCAGGTTGTGGCTGCGGGCGCTACCGCCGGGGCGGTTGCCTTGAGTATGGCGGTGCTTGTGAAGTTGGTTCGAGTGCTGACATTGGCTCCGATCGCCACGTTGGCTTCACTTCCAGGACGACGACGCAGCTCGGTTTCCGGAGGAGCCTCCGGTTCCAGCGCCACTGGTGATACTCGCAATGGCAAGCGTCCGCCGCTGGTGCCATTGTTCATCGTGGGATTCCTGTTGGCTTTCGCGCTGCGCTCCTTGGGCGTGGTTCCACCTGAGTTGTTGCCCGTGCTGCAGATGGCGCAGGAAGTCCTCTTAGGAAGCGCCCTGGTGGGTCTGGGTTTTGGGATTGATCTTCCTTCCCTTGCGCGCACTGGCGGTCGAAGTGCTCTCGCTGCGCTAATTTCTTGGGCCGCGTTGATGCTGGTGTCTTTAGGCGCTGTGCGGTTGGCCTTTCCGGCTTAG
- the pepN gene encoding aminopeptidase N: MNNENLTRDEAALRSQLVSVESYDVSLDLSQAADPAVETCPSITTLVFSCHQPGASTFLDFIHGGIDSVIINGRSFAEKELDGIVEGSRIQLTDLLDHNKVTVTGHAVFSTSGEGLHRFVDPTDQQTYLYTQYEPADARRVFANFEQPDLKASFTFHVRAPQEWHVASNEALTSVDEHQDGTSTRHFAATKRMSTYITTVLAGPYYVVTDEWRGVTQDGTELTVPLNITARQSLAQHVDHEEIFTITKQGLDYYHQKFTVAYPWGKYDSAFVPEYNLGAMENPGLVTFTEQYIFESHATEAQHEGRAGTILHEMAHMWFGDLVTMKWWDDLWLKESFADYLGTLATDKATDFRTAWVSFANRRKGWAYVQDQFPTTHPIVSDITDLEAADQNFDGITYAKGASVLKQLAAYVGEDAFFDAANTYFAKHAFGNATLPDFLEALATASGRDMDGWTEAWLKTSGPSTLSVELDEDENGLVTRAVLRQKATDPTTGQQVLRPHVVKVGIFDASTDGAGWLELTRSIDARLEGETVELPDLVGSPRPALVLPNHEDLTYALIELDEQSQDSFISNGINDGLARATLWASLWNQVRSGRLDPVTFIRSVARHGAMVPEAGILSGITLNAVYALENYVSADRAPEVAALFVDAAWEITQRTTGDLRRIWARTFARAAKSASEASENVIYRLELMAGAEKDFAPGERSDAELRWLALIALSVLGAADITDFEQEIAREDSAKARVSRTHALAAVPDPTSKTTAWTQALSVMDGAGVKLSNDHLSAVAAGFAEGSWQLRQPFYQSFWPRLEEVWQSMTQSNATRVIEGLFPHGVEGDQQPAIDATAWLSEHPDAPAALRRVVIEELDMLQRELTGQSFTG; this comes from the coding sequence GTGAATAATGAGAATCTGACCCGTGATGAAGCCGCCCTCAGAAGCCAACTAGTCAGCGTCGAAAGCTATGACGTTTCTCTGGACCTTTCTCAAGCGGCCGATCCAGCGGTAGAGACCTGCCCTTCCATCACTACGCTGGTTTTCTCATGCCATCAGCCAGGTGCAAGCACCTTCTTGGATTTCATTCACGGTGGCATTGACTCTGTCATCATCAATGGCCGCTCCTTTGCCGAAAAGGAGCTGGACGGAATTGTCGAGGGTTCCCGCATCCAGTTGACGGATTTGTTGGACCACAACAAAGTGACCGTCACAGGTCACGCTGTCTTCAGCACCTCCGGCGAGGGTCTACACCGCTTTGTGGACCCTACGGATCAGCAGACCTACCTGTACACGCAGTATGAACCAGCTGATGCACGCCGGGTGTTCGCCAATTTTGAACAGCCAGATCTCAAAGCATCCTTCACTTTTCACGTACGTGCCCCGCAAGAGTGGCACGTGGCTTCCAACGAGGCTCTGACGTCCGTCGATGAACACCAGGACGGGACGTCTACCCGTCACTTTGCCGCTACCAAGCGCATGTCCACTTACATCACCACCGTCTTGGCTGGCCCCTACTACGTGGTCACGGATGAATGGCGCGGAGTTACCCAGGACGGAACCGAGCTCACCGTCCCGTTGAACATCACGGCCCGTCAGTCCCTGGCGCAGCACGTAGATCACGAAGAGATTTTCACGATCACCAAGCAGGGCTTGGATTACTATCACCAGAAGTTCACGGTGGCTTATCCGTGGGGGAAGTACGATTCCGCGTTTGTTCCCGAGTACAACCTCGGCGCCATGGAAAACCCTGGTTTGGTGACTTTCACGGAGCAGTACATCTTTGAATCTCACGCCACTGAGGCTCAGCATGAAGGGCGCGCGGGGACCATCTTGCACGAGATGGCGCATATGTGGTTCGGCGACCTCGTGACTATGAAGTGGTGGGACGATCTGTGGCTCAAGGAGTCGTTCGCAGATTATTTGGGCACTCTGGCCACGGATAAAGCAACGGATTTCCGAACGGCGTGGGTTAGCTTTGCGAACCGCCGTAAGGGTTGGGCGTATGTGCAGGATCAGTTCCCCACCACGCACCCCATCGTCTCTGACATCACGGATCTTGAAGCCGCTGATCAGAACTTTGACGGAATCACCTACGCCAAGGGCGCGTCTGTGCTCAAGCAGCTTGCTGCCTACGTCGGTGAAGACGCCTTCTTTGACGCCGCAAATACCTACTTCGCCAAACATGCTTTCGGGAATGCCACGCTGCCGGACTTCCTCGAAGCTCTCGCCACGGCGTCCGGCCGGGATATGGATGGCTGGACCGAAGCTTGGTTGAAAACTAGCGGACCGTCGACTTTGAGCGTGGAACTGGACGAGGATGAAAACGGTCTAGTGACGCGAGCAGTCCTGCGTCAAAAGGCAACAGATCCCACCACTGGTCAGCAAGTTCTTCGCCCGCATGTGGTGAAGGTCGGTATTTTTGATGCTTCCACTGATGGTGCCGGTTGGCTCGAGCTCACGCGCTCTATCGATGCCCGTCTTGAAGGCGAGACTGTTGAGCTGCCGGACCTTGTGGGATCACCTCGCCCAGCGCTAGTGCTTCCTAACCATGAAGACCTGACCTACGCATTGATAGAGCTTGACGAACAATCACAAGATTCGTTTATCAGCAACGGCATCAACGATGGCCTGGCGCGCGCCACGTTGTGGGCGAGCCTGTGGAACCAAGTGCGTAGCGGACGCCTGGATCCGGTCACGTTCATCCGTTCCGTCGCCCGTCACGGGGCGATGGTTCCAGAAGCCGGCATCCTGAGCGGAATCACCCTCAACGCCGTCTACGCGCTCGAGAATTATGTCTCGGCCGATCGCGCCCCCGAAGTGGCCGCGTTGTTCGTTGACGCGGCCTGGGAAATCACTCAACGCACCACCGGGGACCTTCGTCGCATCTGGGCACGAACCTTCGCACGAGCCGCGAAGTCAGCCTCGGAAGCATCTGAGAACGTGATCTACCGCCTCGAGCTTATGGCTGGGGCGGAGAAGGACTTTGCCCCTGGCGAACGTTCGGATGCCGAGCTTCGGTGGCTCGCCCTCATAGCCCTCAGCGTGTTGGGCGCAGCAGACATCACCGACTTTGAGCAAGAGATTGCCAGGGAAGACTCTGCCAAGGCCCGCGTGAGCCGCACGCACGCTCTGGCGGCTGTTCCGGATCCCACCTCCAAGACCACTGCGTGGACTCAAGCCCTCTCCGTCATGGACGGCGCGGGCGTGAAGCTGTCCAACGATCATCTCAGTGCAGTCGCAGCCGGCTTCGCGGAAGGGTCCTGGCAACTTCGTCAGCCGTTCTATCAGTCCTTCTGGCCCCGCCTTGAAGAGGTCTGGCAGAGCATGACCCAGTCC
- the glgC gene encoding glucose-1-phosphate adenylyltransferase: MKMSGRKVLAIVLAGGEGKRLMPLTADRAKPAVPFAGNYRLIDFALSNVVNSGFLKVVVLTQYKSHSLDRHISETWRMSTLLGNYVASVPAQQRLGKDWFLGSANAIYQSLNLIHDARPDYVVVVGADHVYRMDFSDMVREHIESGFSASVAAVRQPLRLVNQFGVVETDPENPRRIAQFVEKPETTAPLADDPESFLASMGNYVFNADALVAALHEDNQREDTKHDMGGDIIPFFVEKGDCGVYDFSAHPVPGEAPTNQRYWRDVGTLDSYYDAHMDLIAPIPEFNLYNSEWPLYTRQHNSPPVKLVRGEDGSQGESHNSILSQGVVISGGHVENSVLSVDVTVRQGAHVDGSVLLDNVYVGEGARIRKSIIDKNVVVPPGASIGFDADADRARGFTVTDSGLTVLSKDQLILP; encoded by the coding sequence ATCAAAATGTCCGGCCGTAAAGTACTAGCAATCGTTCTCGCTGGCGGTGAAGGCAAGCGCCTCATGCCTCTCACTGCGGACCGCGCAAAGCCCGCGGTTCCCTTCGCAGGAAACTACCGTCTGATTGATTTTGCCCTTTCCAACGTCGTGAACTCGGGCTTCCTCAAAGTCGTTGTCCTCACCCAATACAAATCCCACTCTCTGGACCGCCACATCTCCGAGACCTGGCGCATGTCCACCCTGCTGGGCAACTACGTCGCCTCCGTGCCGGCCCAGCAGCGCCTCGGCAAGGACTGGTTCTTGGGCTCGGCTAACGCCATCTACCAGTCGCTCAACCTCATTCACGATGCCCGCCCGGACTACGTCGTGGTGGTGGGCGCCGATCACGTTTACCGCATGGACTTCTCTGACATGGTGCGTGAGCACATCGAGTCCGGATTCAGCGCCTCCGTCGCCGCTGTGCGCCAACCACTGCGGCTCGTGAATCAGTTCGGTGTGGTGGAGACGGATCCTGAAAACCCACGCCGGATCGCGCAGTTCGTGGAAAAGCCGGAGACCACCGCACCGCTCGCCGATGATCCTGAGTCTTTCTTGGCTTCCATGGGCAACTACGTCTTCAACGCTGACGCACTGGTAGCGGCACTTCACGAAGACAACCAGCGCGAAGACACGAAGCATGACATGGGCGGTGACATCATCCCGTTCTTCGTCGAGAAGGGCGATTGCGGTGTCTACGATTTCTCGGCGCACCCAGTTCCGGGTGAAGCTCCCACCAACCAGCGCTATTGGCGCGACGTAGGTACCCTGGACTCCTACTACGACGCCCACATGGACCTGATTGCGCCCATCCCGGAGTTCAACCTCTACAACAGCGAATGGCCGCTCTACACGCGTCAGCACAACTCGCCACCGGTCAAGCTCGTCCGTGGCGAAGATGGCAGCCAGGGTGAATCCCATAATTCGATCCTGTCTCAGGGTGTGGTGATTTCTGGTGGACACGTCGAGAACTCGGTGCTGTCCGTCGATGTCACCGTTCGCCAAGGAGCACACGTGGATGGATCCGTCCTTTTGGACAATGTGTACGTGGGCGAAGGCGCACGCATTCGCAAGTCCATCATCGACAAGAACGTAGTGGTTCCTCCGGGAGCGAGCATCGGTTTCGACGCCGACGCCGACCGCGCCCGTGGCTTCACGGTCACTGACTCCGGGCTCACCGTGCTGAGCAAAGACCAGCTCATCCTCCCCTAG
- a CDS encoding SDR family NAD(P)-dependent oxidoreductase, with the protein MQFTFTDDDFNDVPFNRTELEACLKVLSEIHTLENDDERFIAVRRGTSSMFKDVKKHRRREAREAILAADRETMERTATGAADRLDDETHGRDLHSSVPDDVAEKGATVGHYIQPRGCYICKKDYVEVDAFHHALCPECAASNRSRRKDHADLRGKKAVLTGGRAKIGMHIALRLLRDGAHLTITTRFPKDAARRFASLEDSKEWLHRLRIVGIDLRDPGAVTTFAQRIAAEGPLDIVINNAAQTVRRTAGSYSQLLAGEETPLSPALDPANGGPEIWGAEAPPQEHPRSLAAAFHLGAPALPQASGGSLAASSYSLENPEDRASADRAQRVAELAMTAGAASMDRIAAGTAIDAGGLIPDIVTQNSWTQVLGEVDALEMLEVQLCNVTAPFLLNSILRPALAASPARRKYIVNVSAMEGQFSRRYKGAGHPHTNMAKAALNMMTRTAAEEFFETDRILMTAVDTGWITDERPHDAKLRKADEGWHAPLDLIDGAARVYHPIVDGERGIDLYGCFIKDYVPSPW; encoded by the coding sequence ATGCAATTCACCTTCACTGACGACGACTTCAACGACGTCCCCTTTAATCGCACCGAGCTCGAGGCGTGCCTCAAAGTTCTCTCGGAGATCCACACGCTAGAGAACGACGACGAACGCTTCATCGCGGTGCGCCGGGGAACCTCCAGCATGTTCAAGGACGTGAAGAAACACCGCCGTCGTGAGGCTCGGGAAGCGATTCTGGCCGCCGATCGCGAGACCATGGAACGCACGGCAACGGGTGCCGCTGACCGTCTAGATGACGAGACTCACGGCCGCGACCTGCACAGCTCCGTACCGGACGATGTCGCCGAAAAGGGCGCCACGGTGGGCCACTACATTCAGCCGCGCGGCTGCTACATCTGCAAGAAGGACTATGTGGAGGTTGATGCCTTCCATCACGCGCTCTGCCCCGAGTGTGCCGCCTCCAACCGATCACGCCGTAAAGACCACGCCGACCTCCGAGGCAAGAAAGCTGTCCTGACGGGTGGCCGAGCGAAAATCGGTATGCACATTGCCTTGCGCCTCTTACGCGACGGCGCACACCTAACCATCACCACGCGATTCCCTAAAGATGCCGCACGCCGATTCGCTTCTCTCGAAGACTCAAAGGAATGGCTGCACCGCTTACGGATCGTGGGCATCGACCTTCGCGATCCCGGCGCAGTAACCACCTTTGCTCAGCGCATCGCTGCCGAAGGTCCTCTGGACATCGTGATCAACAATGCCGCCCAAACGGTACGCCGGACCGCCGGTTCCTACTCCCAGTTGCTTGCTGGCGAAGAGACTCCGCTCTCCCCCGCACTCGATCCAGCCAACGGCGGCCCGGAAATCTGGGGTGCTGAAGCACCACCGCAAGAGCATCCTCGATCGCTCGCGGCCGCTTTCCACCTTGGTGCACCAGCGCTACCGCAGGCTAGCGGCGGGAGCCTCGCTGCGTCGTCGTACTCGCTAGAAAATCCTGAAGACCGGGCCAGCGCGGACCGTGCGCAGCGTGTCGCTGAACTGGCAATGACCGCGGGGGCCGCCTCAATGGACCGGATTGCCGCCGGAACCGCAATCGACGCCGGCGGCCTCATCCCGGATATCGTGACCCAAAATTCGTGGACGCAAGTGCTCGGCGAAGTGGATGCGCTCGAAATGCTCGAAGTGCAGCTGTGCAACGTCACGGCGCCCTTCTTGCTGAACTCCATCCTTCGCCCAGCGCTGGCCGCATCACCAGCCCGGCGCAAGTACATCGTGAACGTCTCCGCCATGGAAGGTCAGTTCTCCCGTCGTTACAAGGGCGCCGGGCATCCTCATACCAACATGGCCAAGGCAGCACTGAACATGATGACGCGAACAGCTGCCGAGGAGTTCTTCGAGACGGACCGAATCCTGATGACGGCCGTGGATACCGGATGGATCACTGACGAACGACCCCACGACGCCAAGCTTCGCAAAGCGGATGAAGGATGGCACGCGCCGCTGGATCTGATCGACGGTGCGGCACGCGTCTATCACCCGATTGTGGACGGCGAACGCGGCATTGACCTCTACGGTTGCTTCATCAAGGATTACGTTCCATCGCCGTGGTAA